A single window of Tiliqua scincoides isolate rTilSci1 chromosome 10, rTilSci1.hap2, whole genome shotgun sequence DNA harbors:
- the PMIS2 gene encoding transmembrane protein PMIS2, translated as MSAPNYEKIQDERLPAQNPPPYSEKESHNDPLNFPAGPAPAMAYGTSPPYVPNYGPPGAGPSQGPIMQQPQTVYITHAQPTNEPDYLAYSIFTMLCCCLPLGIAALVYSIQTREANLAGNAASAKRNSKMARTLAHTALGLGLALLILYIILVVFVVMSAH; from the exons ATGAGCGCCCCGAACTATGAGAAGATCCAGGACGAAAGGCTTCCCGCTCAGAATCCACCACCTTATTCCGAGAAAGAATCCCACAATGATCCACTGAACTTTCCTGCAGGGCCAGCACCGGCCATGGCCTATGGGACCTCTCCCCCATACGTGCCTAATTACGGCCCACCCGGTGCGGGGCCCAGTCAGGGCCCCATCATGCAACAGCCACAAACCGTGTACATCACCCATGCCCAACCTACCAACGAACCCGATTATCTGGCCTATTCCATCTTCACCATGCTTTGCTGTTGCCTGCCCCTGGGGATCGCAGCTCTGGTGTACTCCATACAG ACCCGAGAAGCCAATCTAGCTGGAAATGCTGCTTCTGCTAAGCGGAACTCGAAGATGGCCCGCACCTTAGCTCACACGGCCCTTGGGTTGGGTCTCGCTCTCCTGATTCTGTACATTATCCTGGTCGTCTTCGTGGTCATGAGCGCCCATTAG